In a single window of the Helicobacter felis ATCC 49179 genome:
- a CDS encoding outer membrane protein, with amino-acid sequence MPAWLAYTIESAQKETPNAPNKVIGNMLSELGNFAGRAMMGYQTYRFQNPQLEAAYKAFNTVGQQAAQALGMGSILLLSHDEGQASLAVLQAQVSNLENAANTLSSTLFNVLTSASSNQQPLIDNPNQRRKFSAAIQSDADQVSVLAQALQKVLKERYGISPAMQHCYSNSNLYGVNVQMGYKQFFGSSKRWGLRYYGSFSYNWGEGSKTGHGINSVIYGAGIDGLFNFFESGSHGVNAGVFLGLMVVGNSWINNNTALKTAINACKNDRACTLQMRSSYFQLPLTFGFRTNIGAHNGFEIGTRIPLLPMPYYYASMATSYGILGTYKQQIGFKRNASVYFNYVFSF; translated from the coding sequence ATGCCCGCATGGCTAGCTTACACTATCGAAAGTGCTCAAAAAGAAACACCTAATGCGCCTAATAAAGTTATAGGGAATATGCTTAGCGAGTTGGGTAATTTTGCAGGTCGAGCTATGATGGGTTATCAAACATACAGGTTTCAAAACCCCCAGCTTGAGGCAGCTTATAAAGCGTTTAATACAGTTGGCCAGCAAGCTGCCCAAGCTTTAGGGATGGGTAGTATATTGCTTTTAAGTCATGATGAGGGTCAGGCTAGCCTTGCTGTTTTACAAGCCCAAGTCTCTAACCTAGAGAATGCGGCTAACACTCTAAGTTCTACGCTGTTTAATGTACTCACCAGTGCGTCCTCCAACCAACAACCTCTTATTGATAATCCTAATCAAAGGAGGAAGTTTAGCGCGGCTATTCAATCTGATGCGGACCAAGTTTCCGTGCTTGCTCAAGCTCTTCAGAAAGTTTTAAAAGAACGCTATGGCATTTCTCCTGCTATGCAACACTGCTACAGCAATTCTAATCTCTATGGAGTGAATGTGCAAATGGGGTACAAACAATTCTTTGGGAGTTCGAAGCGTTGGGGGTTGCGCTACTATGGCAGTTTTAGTTACAACTGGGGAGAGGGCTCTAAAACAGGCCATGGCATCAACAGCGTGATCTATGGAGCGGGCATAGATGGTTTGTTTAACTTCTTTGAGAGCGGAAGTCATGGTGTGAATGCCGGAGTCTTTTTAGGGTTAATGGTAGTGGGCAATTCATGGATTAATAATAACACGGCATTAAAAACAGCCATTAATGCGTGCAAAAATGATCGCGCTTGCACACTGCAGATGCGATCTAGTTATTTCCAACTGCCTTTGACCTTTGGTTTTAGGACTAATATTGGCGCGCATAATGGTTTTGAGATCGGCACACGCATTCCTCTATTGCCCATGCCCTATTACTACGCCTCTATGGCTACAAGTTATGGAATATTGGGAACTTACAAGCAACAAATAGGCTTTAAACGCAACGCTTCGGTGTATTTTAACTATGTCTTTAGTTTTTGA
- a CDS encoding DNA adenine methylase: protein MNYIGSKRKLSNFLFSNIQEVLLNCGVSLCDCVFTDLFSGTAAVGRLFKNHVRQVISNDKEFYSFVLAKHYIQNTQPLERAQVLVDELNALPPTEGKIYQHYALGGGEGRQYFSNHNAGKIDSIRMQIKKWQENHTINEAEFYFLLASLLEASDKVANTASVYGAFLKHLKKSAQQELVLTPAPLELSQNSHYAYNKDAKELIARLHTDILYLDPPYNQREYGANYHLLNSIALYDDFIPQGKTGLRNYEKSAWCKKSSAYESLEYVIKHTRARFIFLSYNDEGLLSLEEIATLFSQYGHYNLKSHAYTRFKADSKRTQTKESTIEYLHMLQK from the coding sequence ATGAACTATATTGGCTCTAAGCGCAAACTCTCTAATTTTTTATTTAGCAACATTCAAGAAGTGTTGTTAAATTGCGGAGTTTCTCTCTGCGATTGTGTTTTTACTGACCTTTTTTCAGGCACAGCGGCTGTAGGACGGCTGTTTAAAAACCATGTTAGACAGGTCATTAGCAATGATAAAGAGTTTTATAGCTTCGTGCTAGCCAAACACTATATTCAGAACACCCAGCCCTTAGAGCGCGCCCAAGTCCTTGTAGATGAACTTAATGCCCTCCCCCCAACAGAGGGCAAAATTTACCAGCATTACGCGCTAGGGGGCGGGGAAGGGCGGCAGTATTTCAGTAATCACAATGCAGGCAAGATTGATAGCATACGCATGCAAATTAAAAAATGGCAAGAAAATCACACCATTAATGAAGCAGAATTTTACTTTTTACTTGCCTCCCTTTTAGAGGCTAGCGACAAGGTAGCTAACACCGCTTCTGTCTATGGAGCGTTTTTAAAACACCTCAAAAAAAGCGCGCAACAAGAATTAGTGTTAACTCCAGCACCCTTAGAGTTAAGCCAAAACTCCCATTATGCCTACAACAAAGACGCTAAAGAGCTCATCGCACGCCTACACACCGATATTTTATATTTAGACCCTCCCTATAATCAGCGCGAATACGGGGCCAATTACCACCTCTTAAATAGCATTGCTCTTTATGATGACTTCATTCCACAAGGCAAAACGGGACTAAGAAATTACGAAAAATCCGCTTGGTGCAAAAAATCCTCAGCGTATGAGAGTTTAGAATATGTCATTAAGCACACCCGCGCGCGTTTTATTTTTTTAAGTTACAACGATGAGGGTCTGCTAAGTTTGGAGGAAATCGCAACCCTCTTTAGCCAATACGGGCACTACAATCTTAAAAGCCATGCCTACACCCGCTTTAAGGCTGATTCTAAGCGCACGCAGACTAAAGAGAGCACGATCGAATATTTGCATATGCTTCAAAAGTAA
- the trpA gene encoding tryptophan synthase subunit alpha, with amino-acid sequence MRYTNMFEKRGVFVPFVMLGDPSYEVSFEIIKTLIDAGVDALELGFAFSEPMADGPTIQASHLRALKGGVNMRTNFALLEKVRAYAPNIPIGLLLYANLVHHFGVDHFYRACAQSGVDSVLVADVPLTESAPFVQSANQHHIAPIFIAAPHTSSAHLRQIVTQSLAYVYVLARAGVTGASQTLGQEAREVIVHLKELAPLPCLLGFGISQPGHIQEALALGADGVICGSAIVKIIEEGLKDSSWMLKNLRVFVENMRMGLCYN; translated from the coding sequence ATGAGATACACAAATATGTTTGAAAAAAGGGGCGTTTTTGTGCCCTTTGTGATGTTGGGCGATCCTAGTTATGAGGTGAGTTTTGAGATCATTAAGACTCTTATTGATGCAGGGGTGGATGCCTTAGAATTGGGTTTTGCCTTTTCTGAACCGATGGCTGATGGCCCCACCATTCAGGCAAGCCATCTTAGAGCTCTTAAGGGCGGGGTGAATATGCGCACTAATTTTGCTCTCTTAGAAAAGGTGCGCGCCTATGCCCCAAATATTCCCATCGGACTTTTGCTTTATGCTAATTTGGTGCACCACTTTGGGGTGGATCATTTTTATCGCGCTTGTGCACAGAGTGGAGTAGATAGCGTGTTGGTGGCTGATGTGCCTTTAACAGAGAGTGCGCCCTTTGTGCAAAGCGCAAACCAACACCATATCGCCCCGATTTTTATTGCTGCCCCACACACAAGTTCGGCGCATTTAAGACAGATCGTTACACAGAGTTTAGCTTATGTCTATGTGTTGGCGCGCGCAGGAGTTACTGGAGCTAGTCAAACTCTAGGCCAAGAGGCTAGAGAAGTGATTGTCCATCTTAAAGAGCTCGCACCTCTGCCTTGTCTGCTAGGCTTTGGCATTTCTCAGCCTGGCCACATACAAGAGGCGTTAGCATTGGGCGCAGATGGGGTGATTTGTGGTTCAGCCATTGTAAAAATTATAGAAGAAGGGCTCAAAGATTCCTCTTGGATGTTAAAAAATTTGCGCGTTTTTGTAGAAAATATGCGTATGGGGTTGTGCTATAATTAG
- a CDS encoding META domain-containing protein, with protein sequence MRGFRGVFNGVKRNLSLWVGVFLCAFLLGGCFLVRFFSKNFNYNRYRITKVVIDGHAFDFKDIILEAESLNPAQDAQDTSMNDAPLPPKKSDSTPSNSQSPKSKLDLLKAELDAKIKDLNAQSLPPDHSMIKTDMRQLQSDIARNHLKKLPPNVVNSPMGRVEFDQKQLRAYGLIYCNKYFISYSFRDDDHLRIEDKGISRRVCKNDKLMAFELAFYDHLKGLFTITRGKNTLVLDNQKMQIYLQH encoded by the coding sequence GTGCGAGGTTTTAGGGGTGTTTTTAATGGGGTAAAGAGAAATTTAAGCTTATGGGTCGGGGTTTTTTTATGCGCTTTTTTATTGGGGGGTTGCTTCTTGGTGCGTTTTTTTAGCAAGAATTTTAATTACAACCGCTATCGCATCACTAAGGTTGTTATAGATGGGCATGCTTTTGACTTTAAAGACATTATCTTAGAAGCCGAAAGTCTTAATCCTGCCCAAGATGCCCAAGATACTTCCATGAATGACGCGCCTCTACCGCCTAAAAAATCCGATTCAACCCCCTCTAATTCTCAATCTCCTAAAAGCAAGCTTGATTTACTAAAAGCAGAATTAGATGCCAAGATCAAAGACCTCAACGCACAAAGCCTTCCCCCCGATCATTCCATGATCAAAACAGACATGCGGCAACTCCAAAGCGATATTGCCCGCAACCACCTTAAAAAACTTCCTCCCAATGTAGTCAATAGCCCGATGGGGCGTGTGGAATTTGATCAAAAACAGTTACGGGCCTATGGGCTAATCTATTGCAACAAATATTTCATTAGCTATTCTTTCCGCGATGACGATCATTTGCGCATTGAGGATAAAGGCATTTCGCGCCGTGTGTGCAAAAATGATAAATTAATGGCTTTTGAACTCGCCTTTTACGATCATCTAAAGGGTCTTTTCACCATCACACGGGGAAAAAACACGCTCGTTTTAGACAACCAAAAAATGCAAATTTATTTACAACACTAA
- a CDS encoding YigZ family protein — protein MHQVKHLITSKHRVKGSLFLGFLMPSACFEETLVQLRQEHHKARHIVYAYRYMQKGQLKEALHEAKEPKHSAQGLLDILRHETLCQSAVIVVRYFGGVLLGVGGLMKAYTTSVQLCIQEMHANQALEVFEEPLVRFIPYAKLDGLSARAKKCAVVLEKQAIEPDGVWVSLKGAQAHRILGE, from the coding sequence ATGCATCAAGTCAAGCATTTAATCACCTCCAAGCACCGCGTAAAGGGGTCGCTTTTTTTAGGGTTTTTGATGCCTAGTGCGTGCTTTGAGGAGACTCTCGTGCAATTGCGCCAAGAGCACCACAAGGCGCGCCATATTGTCTATGCTTACCGCTACATGCAAAAAGGACAGCTCAAAGAAGCTTTGCATGAGGCCAAAGAACCCAAACACAGCGCGCAAGGTTTGCTAGATATTCTGCGCCATGAAACATTATGCCAGAGTGCGGTCATTGTGGTGCGCTATTTTGGGGGCGTGTTGTTAGGAGTAGGGGGTTTGATGAAGGCTTATACTACCAGTGTGCAACTCTGTATCCAAGAGATGCACGCCAACCAAGCCCTAGAAGTTTTTGAAGAACCCCTTGTGCGTTTCATCCCTTATGCTAAACTAGATGGCTTGAGTGCGCGCGCCAAAAAGTGCGCTGTGGTGCTAGAAAAGCAAGCTATAGAGCCCGATGGAGTTTGGGTAAGTCTAAAGGGCGCACAAGCGCATAGAATTTTAGGAGAATGA
- the hemJ gene encoding protoporphyrinogen oxidase HemJ yields the protein MEDWYIWLKIIHVIGIISWMAALFYLPRLFVYHRENSDKQEFVAIVQVQEQKLFSYIAMPAMIISVLSGLALLSVLGSEIFHHGWLHLKLLCVLILLHYHFMCRKFIRELGRNAHYKSGRFFRWINEVPTICMVVIVFCVVGKFF from the coding sequence ATGGAAGATTGGTATATTTGGCTCAAGATTATTCATGTAATTGGGATCATCTCTTGGATGGCAGCCCTCTTTTATCTGCCTCGTTTATTTGTCTACCACCGCGAAAATAGTGATAAGCAGGAATTTGTCGCCATTGTGCAGGTGCAGGAGCAAAAACTCTTTAGCTACATCGCCATGCCCGCTATGATTATTTCGGTTTTGAGCGGTTTAGCCTTGCTCTCTGTTCTAGGTTCTGAGATTTTTCACCACGGATGGTTGCACCTTAAGTTACTCTGTGTGCTCATTTTATTGCATTACCATTTTATGTGCAGGAAATTTATCCGCGAATTGGGCAGAAATGCGCATTATAAAAGTGGGCGGTTTTTCCGCTGGATTAATGAAGTGCCCACGATCTGCATGGTGGTGATTGTCTTTTGTGTGGTGGGGAAATTCTTTTGA
- the ubiE gene encoding bifunctional demethylmenaquinone methyltransferase/2-methoxy-6-polyprenyl-1,4-benzoquinol methylase UbiE → MSPEREQEQKKIIGMFDNIAKTYDTTNRVLSFKQDEKWRKDAIARALRCVYAFKGDLQNLVVGDVACGTADMLLHIVRDLEHKGSLERIYGIDPSKEMLHLAREKIAKLAPQAPIKLECLEAKKLTPLQNEELDLITIAYGLRNVLDRRAALREFSRTLKKGGVLLILEFMRCDQRGILGTLAHFYTSKILPIFGMLLSRNYSAYAYLPASIEGFISVDELEDELNAVGLEVVEKKHYLYKSVSCILAVKNTQEQACT, encoded by the coding sequence TTGAGCCCAGAGCGCGAACAAGAACAAAAAAAGATCATTGGCATGTTTGATAACATCGCCAAAACTTACGACACCACTAACCGCGTTTTAAGTTTTAAGCAAGATGAAAAATGGCGCAAAGACGCGATCGCACGCGCACTACGCTGTGTCTATGCCTTTAAGGGGGATTTGCAAAATTTGGTAGTAGGCGATGTGGCTTGTGGCACGGCAGATATGCTCTTGCACATCGTGCGGGATTTGGAACATAAAGGCAGTTTGGAGCGTATTTATGGAATCGACCCCTCCAAAGAGATGCTACACCTAGCCCGCGAGAAAATCGCCAAACTGGCTCCCCAAGCTCCCATTAAACTAGAATGTTTAGAAGCCAAGAAACTCACCCCTCTTCAAAATGAAGAATTGGATTTGATCACCATTGCCTATGGTCTGCGTAATGTGCTCGATCGGCGCGCAGCCTTGCGCGAATTTAGCCGCACGCTGAAAAAAGGGGGTGTGCTTCTCATATTAGAGTTTATGCGCTGTGATCAGCGCGGAATTTTAGGCACTTTGGCGCATTTTTACACCTCTAAAATCCTGCCCATTTTTGGCATGCTCTTGAGCCGTAATTACAGCGCATACGCCTATCTACCTGCTTCTATTGAGGGTTTTATTAGTGTGGACGAACTAGAAGACGAATTAAACGCTGTGGGCTTAGAAGTGGTGGAGAAAAAGCACTACCTTTATAAAAGTGTTTCGTGCATTTTGGCCGTGAAAAACACGCAGGAGCAGGCATGCACCTAG
- a CDS encoding carbon-nitrogen hydrolase family protein yields MHFGREKHAGAGMHLALFQMARFDLDFIKSNLAQIPKGALCLFPEYILSPFFLDLLQENPEHILLQVQDRQVQLQELACKHGVHLVIPTLRAHSKGLLKELAWISPKHAEFSPQQRLIAFDHWDEQAFFVNPKQDFKTPLSFVLEGIKIAALFGFEVHFDALWLKMQEEGVDMVLLSSASAFESFERWRAVCSARAFCNSVLVARANRIGMVRQEYYQGVKHNLPWRFYGDSFIALPNGHISDSLQGQEGVLHLEVHKEYLDAWAREWGFRSPQTHVGEKYD; encoded by the coding sequence GTGCATTTTGGCCGTGAAAAACACGCAGGAGCAGGCATGCACCTAGCCCTCTTCCAAATGGCGCGTTTTGATTTAGATTTTATCAAGAGTAATTTAGCCCAAATCCCAAAAGGTGCGCTCTGTCTTTTCCCCGAATACATCCTAAGCCCTTTCTTTTTGGATTTGCTCCAAGAAAACCCCGAACATATTCTTTTGCAAGTTCAGGATCGCCAAGTCCAACTTCAAGAACTCGCCTGTAAACACGGGGTGCACTTAGTGATCCCTACTCTGCGCGCACACTCTAAGGGTTTGCTCAAAGAGCTCGCATGGATCAGTCCCAAGCATGCAGAATTTAGCCCTCAGCAACGCTTGATTGCTTTTGATCACTGGGACGAACAAGCCTTTTTTGTTAATCCTAAACAGGACTTTAAAACCCCTCTTAGCTTTGTGCTCGAGGGGATTAAGATCGCTGCCCTCTTTGGTTTTGAGGTGCATTTTGATGCGCTTTGGCTAAAAATGCAAGAGGAGGGAGTGGATATGGTCCTTTTGAGCAGTGCGAGCGCGTTTGAATCTTTTGAGCGTTGGCGGGCGGTGTGCAGCGCGCGCGCCTTTTGTAATTCGGTGTTGGTCGCGCGGGCTAATCGCATTGGCATGGTGCGCCAAGAGTATTATCAAGGCGTGAAACATAATTTGCCATGGCGTTTTTATGGAGATAGTTTTATCGCCCTGCCTAATGGACACATCAGCGATAGCTTGCAGGGGCAGGAGGGAGTATTGCATTTAGAGGTGCACAAAGAATATTTAGATGCGTGGGCGCGTGAATGGGGTTTTAGAAGCCCCCAAACTCATGTGGGAGAAAAGTATGATTGA
- the serS gene encoding serine--tRNA ligase, which produces MIDKKLLLKDFEGVVENLQKRFVDPQVLLNLKEVLLEFKAQKLQLEESQAFQNKISKDFFQAQRQNDPQARDLKTSLEENKTKIAHLQAQVNTLEEKLDTLLAGLPNLLDPATPFGKDESDNVEIKRILTPKSFDFEPQEHHILAQKNGWIEFERAVKISKSRFNVLRARGALVHRALANFMLDSNASRGFEIVSPPVIVNTTTLFGTGQLPKFQEDLFKIEDESLYLIPTSEVSLTNLYADEILRVEDLPIMMTACTPCFRKEAGSASKDTHGMIRQHQFDKVELVAITHPDESAHMQEKMLEAASAILCALELPHRFVQLCSGDLGFSASNTVDIEVWLPGQNCYREISSVSNTRDFQARRAKIRYKEGKKNALAHTLNGSSLAIGRTLVALMENHQTRDGDIHIPKALEPYLKSWV; this is translated from the coding sequence ATGATTGATAAAAAATTGCTATTAAAAGATTTTGAGGGTGTGGTGGAAAATCTGCAAAAACGCTTTGTAGACCCCCAAGTTTTGCTAAATTTAAAAGAGGTGTTGCTAGAGTTTAAAGCCCAAAAACTCCAGCTTGAAGAGTCCCAAGCTTTCCAAAACAAGATTTCTAAGGATTTCTTCCAAGCCCAACGCCAAAATGACCCACAAGCTAGAGATCTCAAAACCTCTTTAGAGGAAAATAAAACCAAGATCGCCCACCTGCAAGCCCAAGTCAATACCCTAGAAGAAAAACTAGACACGCTTTTAGCAGGACTGCCTAACTTGCTCGATCCGGCTACGCCCTTTGGCAAGGATGAAAGCGACAATGTGGAGATCAAGCGCATTTTAACCCCTAAGAGTTTTGATTTTGAGCCCCAAGAGCACCACATTTTGGCTCAAAAAAATGGCTGGATCGAGTTTGAGCGTGCGGTAAAAATCTCTAAGAGTCGTTTTAATGTCTTGCGCGCGCGCGGGGCGTTGGTGCATAGAGCCCTAGCGAATTTCATGCTCGATTCTAATGCCTCACGCGGGTTTGAGATCGTGAGCCCGCCCGTGATTGTGAATACCACAACTCTTTTTGGCACGGGGCAGTTGCCTAAATTTCAAGAAGACCTTTTTAAGATTGAGGACGAATCCCTCTATTTAATCCCTACCTCTGAGGTAAGTTTGACCAATCTCTATGCTGATGAGATTTTACGCGTGGAAGATTTGCCCATTATGATGACTGCCTGCACCCCCTGTTTTCGCAAAGAGGCAGGCAGTGCCTCTAAAGACACACATGGAATGATCCGCCAACACCAATTTGACAAAGTGGAATTAGTGGCCATCACCCACCCAGATGAGAGCGCGCACATGCAAGAGAAAATGTTAGAGGCGGCTAGCGCGATTCTATGTGCTTTAGAATTGCCCCATCGTTTTGTGCAACTTTGTAGCGGAGATTTGGGTTTTAGTGCGAGCAATACGGTGGATATTGAAGTGTGGTTGCCCGGGCAAAATTGTTATCGTGAAATTAGTTCGGTGTCCAACACGCGCGATTTTCAAGCTCGGCGGGCCAAAATCCGCTACAAAGAAGGCAAGAAAAACGCGTTGGCGCATACACTCAATGGCTCTTCTCTAGCCATTGGGCGCACCTTAGTCGCCTTGATGGAAAACCACCAGACTCGCGATGGGGATATTCATATTCCCAAAGCTTTAGAACCTTATTTAAAATCTTGGGTGTGA
- a CDS encoding tetratricopeptide repeat protein, whose product MAEENPQDKPKKSLFPSLIQAIRGVFSRSTLDKLQNNWSELKSRPKVLYGVGGGILAFILLLIALSLFRHYKAQSDHKEIIETETQLQKQREKVASNKNEDFANLPTIKGESTIPLSNEEEINALITKADLLYHQGQRQEALKIFSDISQQSSSIANHNLGVIKMHEHDYTGALKAFNQAIASKQNVSINAINAMVASFYLNNMDLYTRYLRLTMQSLPEVANQPIYAYAYSLGLYYGGHYFETLSTLNHSNSVIFKPMRQRLASKIYLLFGDTQNALNSLGEVATPKDDKALGLLYARLGHYREALRHLERYIDHFPHDLSTYMAKELIYLKMGNFPQASGALSFLQQQAKNDANKLKILSDTYPIAPILNARFFDIDTVRRDFWTNNFRQSIGLPIYRIFFYYAPFKLINAKKGLEAIQEGVFFVDTSGSKDFDGALKSIENGKNMSISDQYTIEALKEIGHSHLRSAMHQLKRALQVNPNNAVSHYNLGLVYAQLDDFNDASFHFRKSYHLDSHNILAGIFAVIAGRLNYEDMSVFLKNLTADFQAMDFSNKTDRAFLNSFIAYLNDASNDDLAWLSDVKKPLKIYYALNVAYANKAHNKDRLIQSFKALKIMQPDNMLTNLFYQMMLKYRADIKQMLEAYALLTNKSMNIEELVHGPLLARKMYIYLGFVTGLLNQQEQELTTRLSVTRDEDLSTDLMRMLGLLSIFQKKYEKAVGIFTFLIDKRKETSAEPLLLASLAYIALKRYGDAALLLEFAKTKLPGNYDVRYGLGLLYQRMGNFEASLNHFGAIKDSDFQSIYLDFAIQSPTAQKDFP is encoded by the coding sequence ATGGCAGAAGAAAATCCACAAGATAAACCTAAAAAATCCCTCTTTCCCTCTTTGATTCAGGCGATCAGGGGGGTTTTTAGTCGTAGCACTTTAGACAAACTCCAAAATAACTGGAGCGAACTCAAAAGCCGTCCAAAGGTGCTTTATGGAGTGGGCGGGGGAATTTTAGCATTTATCTTGCTACTTATTGCACTCTCTTTATTTAGGCATTACAAGGCGCAAAGCGACCATAAAGAAATCATCGAAACAGAAACGCAGTTACAAAAACAACGAGAAAAAGTTGCCTCCAATAAAAACGAAGATTTTGCTAATCTACCCACTATTAAGGGCGAGAGCACAATTCCTCTGAGCAATGAAGAAGAGATCAATGCTTTGATCACCAAAGCCGATCTGCTCTACCATCAAGGACAACGCCAAGAAGCCCTGAAAATCTTTAGCGACATCTCTCAACAGTCTTCTAGTATCGCCAACCACAATTTGGGCGTGATTAAGATGCACGAACACGACTATACGGGCGCGCTCAAAGCTTTTAACCAAGCCATCGCCTCTAAACAAAATGTTTCTATCAACGCGATCAATGCGATGGTGGCTTCCTTTTATCTTAACAATATGGACCTTTATACGCGTTATTTGCGTCTAACCATGCAAAGTCTCCCCGAAGTTGCTAACCAACCTATTTATGCCTATGCCTATTCTCTAGGGCTCTACTATGGGGGGCATTATTTTGAGACCCTCTCCACCCTTAACCATTCCAACTCAGTCATCTTTAAACCTATGCGCCAACGCCTAGCCTCTAAAATTTACCTTCTCTTTGGAGATACCCAAAACGCTTTAAATAGTTTGGGCGAAGTGGCCACTCCTAAAGATGATAAGGCATTGGGGTTGCTTTATGCGCGCTTAGGCCACTACAGGGAAGCTTTAAGGCACTTGGAACGCTATATAGATCATTTCCCGCACGATTTGAGCACTTATATGGCTAAGGAATTAATTTATTTAAAAATGGGAAACTTTCCCCAAGCAAGTGGGGCACTGAGTTTTTTACAACAACAGGCTAAAAACGATGCCAATAAGCTTAAGATTCTCAGCGACACTTACCCCATCGCTCCCATTCTTAACGCGCGTTTTTTTGATATTGACACCGTGCGGCGTGATTTCTGGACCAACAATTTTAGACAAAGCATCGGTTTACCCATTTATCGCATTTTCTTCTATTACGCCCCTTTCAAGCTCATCAATGCCAAGAAAGGTTTAGAGGCGATCCAAGAGGGGGTGTTTTTTGTGGATACGAGTGGAAGCAAAGACTTTGATGGAGCTCTCAAATCCATAGAAAATGGCAAAAACATGAGTATTTCCGATCAATATACCATCGAGGCCCTCAAAGAGATTGGCCACTCGCATTTGCGTAGCGCCATGCACCAACTCAAACGCGCTCTACAAGTCAACCCCAATAATGCAGTGAGTCATTACAACTTAGGTCTTGTCTATGCCCAATTAGACGATTTTAATGACGCGAGTTTTCATTTTAGAAAATCTTACCATTTGGACAGTCATAACATCCTTGCAGGAATTTTTGCCGTGATCGCCGGACGACTCAACTATGAAGATATGAGTGTGTTTTTGAAAAATCTCACAGCAGATTTTCAGGCGATGGATTTTTCTAACAAAACCGATCGGGCGTTTTTAAACTCTTTTATTGCCTATCTCAACGATGCGAGCAATGACGATTTGGCATGGCTGAGCGATGTGAAAAAACCTTTAAAAATCTATTATGCCCTCAATGTTGCTTATGCCAACAAAGCCCACAATAAAGATCGTTTGATTCAAAGCTTTAAGGCTCTTAAAATCATGCAACCTGATAATATGCTCACCAACCTTTTTTATCAGATGATGCTCAAATACCGGGCGGATATTAAACAAATGTTAGAGGCTTACGCACTTTTGACCAACAAGAGCATGAATATTGAAGAGTTGGTGCATGGGCCATTATTAGCGCGCAAAATGTACATTTACTTGGGTTTTGTTACAGGGCTTTTAAACCAGCAAGAACAGGAATTAACCACACGCCTAAGTGTTACGCGGGATGAAGATCTGAGCACAGATTTAATGCGCATGTTAGGTCTTTTGAGTATCTTTCAAAAAAAATACGAAAAGGCTGTTGGAATCTTCACTTTTCTCATCGATAAACGCAAGGAAACTAGCGCAGAGCCCTTACTTCTTGCCAGTCTGGCCTATATTGCCCTTAAGCGTTATGGTGATGCGGCCTTGTTACTAGAATTTGCCAAAACCAAATTACCCGGTAATTACGATGTGCGCTATGGTTTGGGATTGCTCTACCAACGCATGGGCAATTTTGAAGCCAGTTTAAACCATTTTGGCGCGATCAAGGATTCAGATTTTCAATCTATTTATCTTGATTTTGCTATTCAGTCTCCCACAGCCCAAAAAGATTTCCCGTGA